The sequence GATCAGCTGACCCTGGCGGAGTTCATCACCTCCGGGGCCTACGACCGGCACGTGCGCGGGATGCGGCTGCGGTACCGGCGGCGCCGGGACGAGCTGGTGGCGGCGGTGGGGGACCGGGTGGGGGTGTCGGGGATCGCGGCGGGGCTGCACGCCGTGCTGGACCTGCCCGGGGGGACGGAGCGGTCGGTCCTGCAGTCGGCGGCCTGGCAGGACCTGGCCCTGCACGGGCTGGGGCGGTTCCGGCATCCGGAGGCGGTTGCGCTGCCCGCGCGGGATGCGGTGGTCGTGGGATACGGGACGCCGTCGGACAGCGCGTGGTCGCCGACGCTGGCCGCCCTGGCCGCGGCGCTGCCGTGACGTGCGGCGCTGCCCGGGGGCGCCGCCCCCGAACCCCGCGCCTCAAGCGCCGGCGGGGCTGAAGGATCGCCTCAAGCGCCGGCGGGGCCGGATTCGGGTGGAGCCGGCGGTTCGCCGAAGCGGGCCAGGGCCAGGGAGCCGGCCACCGCCACCACGAAGCCCGTCACCGCCAGCCAGGCCAGGCCCTCGCGGGTGCTGTCGCCGAGCCAGGCCACGCCCACCACCGCCGGGCCGATCGTCTCGCCGAGGACCATGCCCGCCGTCGCCACCGTCACCGAGCCGCGCGCCAGGGCCGAGGTGAGGAGCAGGAAGGCCGCGCCGCCGCCCAGCAGGAGGGCGTACAGGGCGGGGTTGCGCAGGTCCCAGGGGGAGTCGATGAGCCGTACCGACACCTCCACCACCCCGAAGCCCGTGCCCGCCGCGAGGCCGAGGACCAGGGCCCGCGGCCCGTCCGGGAGCCGGCCGGCGACCACGCCGACCAGCAGCACCAGCCCCGCCACCGCCAGCAGCCCCAGCTTCAGCGCGAGCGATCCGGTCCCCGTGCCCTCCTCCCCGGCCGACAGCCCGAGCATCAGCAGCCCCGCGCACACCACCGCCACCGCGGCCCACTCGGTCCGGGACAGCCTCACCCGCAGCAGCCGCGCCGCGACCACCGCCGTCACCGCCAGGCTGGCCGCCAGCGCCGCCCCCACCGCGTAGATCGGGACGTGCCGCAGGGCGATGATCTGGAGCACGAAACCGGCTCCGTCGAGGGCCAGACCCGCCAGATACCGCCACTGCCGGACGGCCCGCAGGAACAGCGCCGTGTCCACCCCGGACCCGGTGCCCGGCTCCGCCGCCCGCGCCGCGACCGCCTGCAGAACCGACGCCGTACCGAAGCAGACCGCCGCACCGAGCGCGCAAATCATCCCAATGAGCACGAAGCGACTCTAGGTCACGGATCTCACGGCGGCCGGATTCCATCGGCCGGTGACCCCGCTCTACTCTGTCGGCAGTACGCGATGCCCCAGGGGGAACAGCAGACATGGACAGCAGCAGCACCAATCAGCGCCGCATGCGCTCCGGAGCCGTCGCCCTCGGAGGTATGGGCCTGCTCGCCGCCACGCTCGTGGCCTGCGGCAGCAGCGACGAACCGGACAAGCGCTGCGCCTCCCGCTCCACGTTGCAGCACCTGAACAACAAGGAGTGCAAGAGCGGCGGCACCGGCTCGTACTACTACGGCGGCTACGTGGCCGCCGGCAAGGTCTCCGGCGGCAGCTTCGACAAGTCCGCCGTCACCCGCGGCGGCATCGGCGGCCACTCCAGCTCCGGCTCCAGCGGCGGCTGACCGCCACCATGCAGCGGCACACCATCGAGCCCCGTCCCGACTGGCAGAAGACCGTCGAGGAGCAGGGGGTGATCTATCCCCTCACCCGCTACCCCGACGACTCCCTGCGCCCCTACTGGGACGAGAGCGCGTACTACTCCTTCTCGCTCCCCGAGGTCGAGGCCCTGGAGAACGTCGTCGAGGAGCTGCACGCCATGTGCCTGGCCGCGGCCGCGCACATCGTCGAGCACGACCGCTTCGCCGACCTCGGCATCACCGACCCGAAGCTCGCCGCGCTGATCGCCGAGTCCTGGCGGCGGCGCGCCGAACAGCCCTCCCTCTACGGTCGGTTCGACCTGCGCTACGACGGCAGCGGCAGCCCGGCCAAGATGCTGGAGTACAACGCCGACACGCCCACCTCCCTCGTGGAGGCGGCCAGTCCGCAGTGGTTCTGGATGGAGGAACGCTTCCCCGGCGCCGACCAGTGGAACTCCCTCCACGAGCGCCTCGTCGACGCCTGGCGGCGCCAGGCCGAGCTGCTCCCGCCCGGCCCGCTGCACTTCGCGCACTCCGAGACCGACGAGCTCGGCGAGGACCTGATGACGGTCGCCTACCTCCAGGAGACCGCCGAGCAGGCCGGCCTGGACACCCAGGCGCTCTCCGTCGAGCAGATCGGCTGGGACAGCCTGTCCGGCCGGTTCGTGGACGAGAAGCTCCGCTTCATCCGCTCCTGCTTCAAGCTCTACCCGTGGGAGTGGCTTGCCACGGACGAGTTCGGCCCGCAGGTCCTCGGCACCTACGACCACGGCGGCGGCTCCGGTTCCACCTGCTGGATCGAGCCGCTGTGGAAGATGCTGCTGTCCAACAAGGCGCTGCTGGCGATCCTGTGGGAGCTCTTCCCGGAGCAC comes from Streptomyces virginiae and encodes:
- a CDS encoding glutathionylspermidine synthase family protein, translating into MQRHTIEPRPDWQKTVEEQGVIYPLTRYPDDSLRPYWDESAYYSFSLPEVEALENVVEELHAMCLAAAAHIVEHDRFADLGITDPKLAALIAESWRRRAEQPSLYGRFDLRYDGSGSPAKMLEYNADTPTSLVEAASPQWFWMEERFPGADQWNSLHERLVDAWRRQAELLPPGPLHFAHSETDELGEDLMTVAYLQETAEQAGLDTQALSVEQIGWDSLSGRFVDEKLRFIRSCFKLYPWEWLATDEFGPQVLGTYDHGGGSGSTCWIEPLWKMLLSNKALLAILWELFPEHPNLLPAYLDGPRELAEPGSTGYVAKPLLGREGAGVTLHEVGEGAEPFVPEEGERYCFQGLAPLPDFDGNRVVLGAWVVEDEAAGLGIRESAGPVTDEYARFLPHVIL